The segment CCTGGTAGCTGCAGGGGAAAACTCTGACTGCCCCATGCTATTCCCTGCCATGGATCATTGCTGTAAATGGGGGCTtttgctcctcctgctgccttaTGCCAGTGGCtgatccctgtccctggtgtccagccacctgcagccctgtccccaaggTCTAGGGAGCACGGAGCTCAGCTCTCTCTCTGCCACgatgctcctgcagcccttgccTGCTTTCCCATGTGTGGTTTTTCATCACAGCCTCTCCCCACAGGAGGAATTGGGCTGTGTCCCGGGGCTCCCATGCGTGAAGGACGGAGGCAGAGGAAGGCTGCCCTGGGTGTTTGCCATCACTGCACAGGATCACGGTCATTCTTATGAGGTGAGGAGACCCTCGTGGggaccagcactggctgagctcacAGGGGAAATTTGGGAGTTGATTGCTCCCAGCTTTGGTGCTGAAGAGGGAGCCCAGCTCCTGTTTcagtgcaggagcagagaaggctGTCACACGACCTAGGAACTGATGGAGGGCAGCAATTCCAGCTagtgctgccagctccaggcttTCCCATCCCTGGGCAGCTGGTTCTGGACTCCTGCATTCCCATGAAGCTGATCCCTTGGGCACCCCATGCTCCTTAAGCCCGGCTTTATTTATGGTGTGGTCTAAGCAGAGGGTCGTGTTCAGGATGGGGAAATGTCCCTGTGTCTGACTCTTGCATTGGGAATGGGTTGCCAATGGGATCCTCTTGTAGAGGGGGCAGGTTGGATCTCAGTCACTCATCTGGTTGCTCAAGTGATGTTGCCTAAGGAGTGCAGAGTTGTAGGAGCCTGGTCACTGGGATCTTGGGCAGGGAGAGGAACCAGGCCTGTGGATCAAGCTGGCATTTTGCAGCCAGTGGCACTGTGCAAACGTGCCAGAAGGGAATGTCCTGCATCTTGCCTTCATGGGGAATCCCAACACATGGCAGGTCGATGTGGGAGCTGTGGTGCATGTGGGAATGTGGATCAGGTGGTTTCAGGCCTTGTGTATCCCCTTCTTGCCACCCTGCCCGGGCAAGAGGAGCACCTTGCAGACATCCCCTGCAACCTCCCTTTATCTCTCTTGCCAAACTGGGAGGGCTGGTATTCCcatgtgctgcagctgtgtgcCAGGGCCCtattttcccatatttccaGGACACACGGTCAGGTTCATCCTGGTGGGGTGTGAAACCTGAGTGTTCCACAGGCATGTGCTGGGATGATGGGGATGCTCCAGCCTGGTCATTGTTGCCATCCCTGCCCTACTCCCAGCAGGTGAAGGGGTGGTGTTGGTGACCCCCAGGAGACTGGTGGTTAATATAAGCCTTCCTGTCCACCAAAACGCAGGCATGGAATGTGGGTTTTGGGGATGCAGCAGCTGGGTTTATGATAGCAAGGTGTCACCGGCACAGCCAGGGACACAGAGGGCTCAGTCTGGAGAATCCCACTGATGAGGCCCCATCTCCTCTTGGgacccagcctttcctcacacaCAAGCTCCTGGGGGAATGCTTCTCCCCCTGTGGCTGACtccctgcactctgccagcctgcCGACCACCACGGGCCCAAGATGTCAGCTGGGGACAAGAATGGGGGCagccactccagcagcagccgccTGCAGAGCAAGAAACCCCCCAACCTCTCCATCATCATCCCTCCCCgggaggcagaggaggatggTGCCCGCAAGGAGGTGAGTGGTGGAGCTGTGTCCGTCCCACTGGGGACGGGGGGCTGCCAGGTGCCATCCTGTCCCTaatgccctgctctgccttccagcCCTCCAAGGTGCCCATCTACCGCAAGAGCAAGAGCCTGCAGGAGCCCCGCCCGGAGCGCCGGCCCGGCTTCCGCCGGCAgacatccctgtcccagagcatcCGCAAGTGAGGGCAGGGTGGGCTCCAGCCGAGGCTGGGTCACTCAGAGGGGGCCATCAGGACTTTGTGGGTACTGCCAGAGGACTTGGGGTGGGATTGGAGAGGTGTGTCTCAGAAGGGAGTGCAAGAATCGCTTTCCTCCGCTTCTCTTTGACCCACAGCCGGGTCAAAACTGCCCTGCCGCAGGCTGGGCTGAGACACCCCAACCCCAACAGCCTGTCAGAGGGGATGCCTGGGTGAAATGGTGGTGCCTGGTGTGGGGGTccagctgtgtgacagctgtgtCCACCATGTGTGCAGGGGCACAGCGCAATGGTTCGGAGTCAGCAGCGACTGGGAGGGGAAGCGGCAGCAGTGGCAGCGCAagagcctgcagcactgcagcatgaGGTACGGCAAGCTGAAGCCTGCCTATCGTGACATGgagctgcccagccaggaggtGCCCTCCTTCCAAGCCACCGAGTCACCCAAGCCCGCCAAGATGCCCAAGGTAGAGCTCGGGGTGAGGGGTGCCACTCCCAGCCTTGCTCTCCCAGCACTgacacctcttccctcccccagatcGTGGACCCACTGGCCAGGGGCCGTCCCTTCCGCCATCCCGACGAGACCGACCGTCCCCACACGCCCCACCACGTCCTGCCCCCGCTCACCCCCGGCGTTGTCTCCTTGGCATCCTTCAACAGCATCCGCTCGGGCTACGGCCGGCTGCCCCGCAGGAAGAGGGAGTCTGTCGCCCACATGAGCTTcaaggcagctgcagcccttcTCCGTGTGAGTTTTGGGAGTGTGAGAGAGCATCATCTTCCTAAGCCGGGTTTCACTTCTGTTCTTCATCTTTGTTCCTTGGCTGTTTGCTTTGCATGGAGACTGCTGTCTCTCCAGGGTGGGTTTGAGGGGGGAGACTTTATTTAACCTGAGACCTACTTAAATGTAGAAGTTTTGTTGAGAATTGGACaatctgagaagaaaaaaatttctgggTTCCATTGCTGAGGGGCAGGGAAACCTCTCCAGCAATTTCCTTACTTTTGAGGGGCCCTGGGCAAACCTTGGGGATAGATTTATGGGTGTGAGACCAGATGAATTCAGAGGTCTCTTGTCATGTTGATTAACATGGCCATGGTCCAGTGCAGATTCTGAGGAGCTAAAGGCAGCATCTTCTGCCAGTTCCTCCCCCCACAagtggctgtggtggctgaTTGGGATTTAATCCTTGCCACTTGGCTTTGGAGAGGGAAGATCTGAGAAACCCTCAGTGCTGCAAAAACTGAGGGCTTCTGGCTGCTTACCTTCATTTGCTTGTGCTTCCAAAGGGGCGCTCTGTCCTGGAGCCACTGGCTCCCAAGCAGAGGAGCAAGAGGAGCTTCCTATACCCCAGCTTCATGGATGAGGACATGGTGGATGCTGCTGATACCCTGGACTCGTCCTTCTTCAGCAAGGCAAGCGACATTCCATGCTGGCTGCTGGAGTTGGGGTGTGCCCCAGTGCCCTGCACACGGGGCTGGGTGTGGAGCAGGGCTCTCACAAGGACTCCTGTGTTGGCACTGCGCCCAGTAGTGACAGAGCCATCGgtggctgctgtgccccagcctTTGTGATGGCTCCTGGGTGTGACAGGGAATGATGTTGCCATCAGAGCACATTTCACATCCTATGATGGGCCATTAGTGGGATGTCATTTGGGATGACTCCCCCCTGGccgggagggggggggggggggggggggggaatgaacAGTGAAGGGGCTTCTGAGCCATCACACATACTAAAGGACAGGTATCCACCCCCTTTCCAGATGGACATGCACGATGAGACATACTCCATGCCCGATGATGTCTTTGAGTCTCCTCCTCTATCAGCCACATACTTACGAATGCACCAGGTGGGGGAGGATGCTAAGGTGTCCCCCGAGGTGGAGCAGCCCACCCCGTGAGTACCAACCCTCAGCAGGTGTTGTCCCTgaggctgcaggcaggacaATGTCCCCAGCCTTCCCTGCCGGGGGCACCAGGCACTCAGACACCATCCAGAGGGAATGGAGCCAGGAGGTGCTCAGAGCCTCATGTCAGGGCTCTGGCCATGGGCTGTTTCTCagctggtcctttttggcagGTGTGACGGgtttctcctctctccacaggcgGGAGGGTGTCCGGCTCGCGTCAGTGTCGGGCAGTGCGGGCCCGGCTCCGCGGCGGGGCAGGCGCATCGCCTCCAAAGTGAAGCACTTCGCCTTCGACCGCAAGAAACGCTACTacgggctgggggtggtgggcAAGTGGCTGAACAGGACGTACCGGCGCAGCCTGAGCAGCATCGTGCAGTCCCAGCTGGAGATCACCGACAGCCACAGGTGAGGGGCACGGGACACCCCAGTCGCCTGCGTGTCCCTCTCAATGCtcagggattggggtttgggggattgcATTGTCCCTTTGTCCAGCCATCTACGACCAGCTCCAGTTTTGGGTCCTGTCCCCTGCAGGCCGTATTTCACATACTGGATCACCTTTGTCCACATTCTCATCACCCTGCTGGTCATCGGTACCTACGGCATTGCCCCCATTGGCTTCGCCCAGCATGTGACGACAGAGTTAGTAAGTTTAAGAGCTGTCTTTTGAAGGGGGAGTGTAACCACCAGTGTCCCATGGTATCATGCTCCCTGCAAAGACTGGGAGCATCTTGTGGGGCTTCAGCATTTGAGAGGCTCTGTGAAATAACCAGGGCAAGGGGACAAGCAGCACCGTGTTGTAGTGGATGCAGAGCTGTTCACCTCTCCTGTCTTGCTGGTGGGACCCAGCAGCCCTTCCCCTCAGGTGAAGGGGCTGCTCAGTCCCTTTTCAGTGGAGGGAGACAGGGTTGCACTCCCTCAGCACCCACCCCTTCAGTGGGAGCTGACCCCGGCCTCTCTTGGCAGGTGCTGAGGAACAAGGGTGTCTACGAGAGTGTCAAGTACATCCAGCAGGAAAACTTCTGGATTGGGCCCAGCTCGGTAAGGACCCTGCCAGACCCTTGGCACCTGGTCTCATGCTCTgccctctgcttcccctgccCTGAGGTGCTTCTCTCCTCAGAGAGGCAGAGCTAGACCTCCTCACTCCAGCCTGCTGTCCTGGGCCCCAGTCCCACTGGGACATGTGGCATCACAGTACGACAGTCCTGCCTTCTCTCCACTGGGATGACAGAGACCTTTGTCTGTTGCCTGTGGACAGCCCTACCCCTGCTAAACTCTCCCTGGGGATGGCTGGAGCGAAGGGAGGTGCACAGATAAAGCATCCCCTTTACTGGCATCTCCCTCCCAGATCGACCTGATCCACCTGGGAGCCAAGTTCTCCCCCTGCATCCGGAAGGACCGGCAGGTGGAGCGGCTCATCCAGCGTGAGCGGGACCGGGAGCGCGGCTCCGGCTGCTGCGTCCAGAACGACAACTCAGGCTGCATCCAGACCCTGCCACAGGACTGCTCCGTGCGTGCCCCTGCcgtgggaagggctggggattCCTGGGGAAACCATCTCAGTCCTGCACTGCAGCAGGCCAGGATGCATGTGGGGTCAGAGCTATGCAttccctgctgcatcccagtCTCCCCATGCTCCCTGCAGGAGACTCTGGCAACATTCATCAAGTGGCCGGGCAGCAACGCGCCAGCCATGAGCTTAGGAGAGAAGCGGAGCTCGGGGGCAGTGTGTCACCAGGACCCCAGGTAGAAGTAGCAGCTGGCTGGAGGTGGCCTGGTCACCTGGCTGTGTGTGGGACACAGCAGAAGGGGCTGCATTTCCAGTTTGGATGTCTTGAATGCTCTTGTCCAAGGGGATGGGGAGGCTTTTGCACACTGTAGGAGAGTGATAAAAGAAGAGGGAATCagtgaggaaactgaggcagggaagAGGACAGAGGTTGTCCAACAGCTCTGAGTTCTGCAGAgttcagctgcagaaggagctgctgtggggtgTTGTTGGACACCCACTGCTGGGCAGGATCGAGGCAGGTGCCAGAGCTGTCTGTGCCTGAGGGGATTCCTGGTCTGCAGGGGGAATGTGTTGGGGGGACCCTCCCGACTCACACCCCTCCTTTGCCAGGACATGTGAGGAGCCAGCATCCAACCCACCCCATGTGTGGCCAGATGACATCACCAAGTGGCCGGTAAGAGCCTGGTGCCACCATCAGCTGgtgactccatggtggcagtgGCAATGAGCCCAGCatggggctgcagggacagcctggggccAGACTCTGACCAGGGCCCCTTTCTCTCCTGCTTCTAGATCTGCACCTACGAGACCAAAACCAACCACACGGGCTTTACCCACCTGGACTGTGAGATCAAGGGCAGGCCCTGCTGCATCGGCACCAAGGGCAGGTGGGTGGTGGCAAAGGGAGCACCTGGCTTGGCTCTGCCCTCCTGCCTCTTGTTGTCCCATCAGTGTCCAGAGATGTGcctggggggagagagaggtTATGGAGCCTTGAGGGGTGGGAAGCACGGTGgcagcaggctgggagcagagggcgATGCTCAGGAGCATCCTGAGTGTTCCCTGCCCCCAGCAAGCCCCCTCCTGCCCCCTGCCAGCTGCGAGATCACCACACGGGAGTACTGCGACTTCATGCACGGCTACTTCCACGAGGAGGCAACGCTCTGCTCGCAggtgagcagggccagggaggcaTGGCAGGGCATGTGGGATACAATGCTAGCAGCCATGCTGATGCCAAGGGGCTTTGGAGTATCCTACCAGGAATGGGGCATGGTTGGGATGGGCGTGAGCAGGAGTGATGCAAAGTGCAGGGACTCGCCCAGCTATTggctgggctcctgctgctgtgcccacgTTTTCCAGCACCACAGCAATGTGGGTGCCCCGTACCATCCAGAATCCCCTCACAGCTGCCACATGGCATCATTGGCAACCCATCCCTGTGACCCATCCTTTGCTCCCTGTGCCTCTGAGGACAACCCTGCTGCCTTTGCAGGTGCACTGCCTGGACGAGGTCTGTgggctcctgcctttcctgaaCCCGGAGGTCCCTGACCAGTTCTACCgcctgtggctgtccctgttcctgcatGCTGGGTGAGCTGCAGCCCCCCACATCCTCAGGGATGGGGGAACTGGGGACTGGAGTGCCCATCGGGATGGGgtgggagagaagagggaagggTACTCCCAGACTGTGGTGGCAGGTGCTTTCAGTGGGGGTGCTCTGTGAGTTGTCTTGTGCCCCGGGGCACTGGGTgggagggctgggcagggtctCTTAACACAGGACCTCTCCCCCAGCATCATCCACTGCCTGGTGTCGGTGACGTTCCAGATGACAGTGCTGCGGGACCTGGAGAAGCTGGCAGGCTGGCATCGTATCTCCATCATCTTCATCCTCAGCGGCATCACGGGCAACCTGGCCAGTGCCATCTTCCTACCCTACAGGGCAGAGGTGAGGGTTTGGGAGCTCTGTTCCATATCCTGTCAGTTCCCAGGGACCAGAGGACACCCCTCTCCATCCCTATCCTGGGCAGAGGCTTGGGGAGGGGGCTGGACACAGATTCTCATCCACTGGCAGGGTTTGCTGCATGGAGAGGGGGagagggtgtccctgccccacGTGTGTTGTTGGCACGTGCCATGTGTGTCACATGTCACCACATGTCCGTGAGCGTGCAGGGTCCCTGGGCAGGCAGATGGCTAATCTGCTGCCAGCCAAACCCTGTCAGCCTTTAAATGAGATCATGTCAAGGGCCCTAATTCCTCCACGGGTGTGCTAGGATGGGGCTGTGGTCTGGGAGGGGGTGATGCTGTCTGGCTGTTGAGTCACACAAAGTATCAGCTCTGCCAAAACAGCACCACCCTGCTCCCCTCTTCATCCTCCTGTGCCAGAGCTTCTACCCCTGAGCCCCATGCAGGATCCtgcacagggatgcaggagcCAAATGCACTTTGCTAGGGGAGGAGGTGATCCCTGGCTGGGGCACGTGGGATGTGTCTGAGGTGACGCAGTGTCCAGCCCTGACTCTCCTCATCCCTACAGGTGGGCCCTGCCGGGTCCCAGTTCGGCTTGCTGGCCTGCCTCTTCGTGGAGCTCTTCCAAAGCTGGCAGGTGCTGGAGAAACCCTGGAAAGCCTTCCTCAACCTCTTTGGCATCGtcctcttcctcttcatctGTGGCCTCTTGCCCTGGATCGACAACATCGCTCACCTCTTCGGCTTCCTCAGCGGCCTCCTGCTGTCCTTCGCCTTCCTGCCCTACATCACCTTCGGCACGGTGGACAAGTACCGCAAGCGGGCCATGATCATCGTGTCCCTGCTGGTCTTCGTGGGGCTCTTTGCCTCGCTGGTGGTGTGGCTGTACGTGTACCCCGTGAACTGGCGCTGGGTGGAGTACCTCACCTGCCTGCCCTTCACCAGCAAGTTCTGCGAGAAGTACGGGCTGGAGCAGGTCCTGCACTGACCCTGCCCCCAGGGACAGGCGTGGCACAGGCGATGTTTTCCATGGGGTGGGTCCTCCCCAGCCTGTGGGAGATGGTGGTGGCTGCTCCAGGATGGGGCATGGCTCCATCCTCAGGGATGGTGGGTTTGGGGTACCCCTTACTCAATGCTGGGGATGCAGGGCTGAGCCAGCCCTACCTCGAACCCCTTTGGGGCTCCCTCCTGATGCTGGAAAGCCGTAACTGGCTTGGGGACCGACTCTGGCTGCTGTCTGTGTGGGGGAAGGGCTGAGGGAAGTGGGATTTTGGTGTATCCATGGCCAGGCTGGATTCCCAGTCCTGGGGTGAAGTTGCTGAAGTCTCCAGCCTGTGcccctgccagcctggggcCCCATTCCCCCCTCAGTGCCCTGCGGCTCATACTGTGAACACAACCCCCTTTTTGCAGGGGCACCTTTTTTTATCCACAGCTCTTTAGGCCCAGGGTTTCCCCATTGTGGGCTCCCTGGAGTCTCTGTTGTGGCTCCAAGATGTTCAGAGCTGTGcttcaaagacatttttcagtccTGTTCTCCCTGAGGCCCCCAAGGAGGCTTGTGCCTTCCCACCTGGCTCCTCACTGGATGGAGAGGCAGGACTTGGGACAGggagcttttctttcccttttttcagtGAAGTTCTCTTTCTGGAAGGGGAGGAGTGGCAAGGACCATGTTTGTAGTGCCATGGTGGGAGGCAGCCATGGAGAAAAGCCCCCTGGGGGTCTCGTGTGGCTGCTTCTGGAGCCCACAGACCTCTCAGGAAGCTGTCGGTGCTCCCACCTTCTGCCTTGAGTCCCTGCtgtttcccctttccctctttcAAAGTAGGGAGACCCAGGTAGCCCTCCCTTCCTCCAGTGGTGCTGGTCAGGTGGAGAAGTACAGGATGGGGCAGTcaccttccctcttccctgcctGAGGCTGCACATTCCcacctgcccccagccctgggctgctgtccccagcatgTCCTCCTCATTCCCACCAGCCATGGCATGAAGGCAGGTCCTTCCTGGGGTCCAGGTGACCCCTCTGGGCTGGTTTGGACCCAGGCTGATGCCAGGCTGTCTCTCCCCTGAGATGTGTTGCTTTGGTGTTG is part of the Cinclus cinclus chromosome 20, bCinCin1.1, whole genome shotgun sequence genome and harbors:
- the RHBDF2 gene encoding inactive rhomboid protein 2 isoform X2, whose product is MEELGCVPGLPCVKDGGRGRLPWVFAITAQDHGHSYEPADHHGPKMSAGDKNGGSHSSSSRLQSKKPPNLSIIIPPREAEEDGARKEPSKVPIYRKSKSLQEPRPERRPGFRRQTSLSQSIRKGTAQWFGVSSDWEGKRQQWQRKSLQHCSMRYGKLKPAYRDMELPSQEVPSFQATESPKPAKMPKIVDPLARGRPFRHPDETDRPHTPHHVLPPLTPGVVSLASFNSIRSGYGRLPRRKRESVAHMSFKAAAALLRGRSVLEPLAPKQRSKRSFLYPSFMDEDMVDAADTLDSSFFSKMDMHDETYSMPDDVFESPPLSATYLRMHQVGEDAKVSPEVEQPTPREGVRLASVSGSAGPAPRRGRRIASKVKHFAFDRKKRYYGLGVVGKWLNRTYRRSLSSIVQSQLEITDSHRPYFTYWITFVHILITLLVIGTYGIAPIGFAQHVTTELVLRNKGVYESVKYIQQENFWIGPSSIDLIHLGAKFSPCIRKDRQVERLIQRERDRERGSGCCVQNDNSGCIQTLPQDCSETLATFIKWPGSNAPAMSLGEKRSSGAVCHQDPRTCEEPASNPPHVWPDDITKWPICTYETKTNHTGFTHLDCEIKGRPCCIGTKGSCEITTREYCDFMHGYFHEEATLCSQVHCLDEVCGLLPFLNPEVPDQFYRLWLSLFLHAGIIHCLVSVTFQMTVLRDLEKLAGWHRISIIFILSGITGNLASAIFLPYRAEVGPAGSQFGLLACLFVELFQSWQVLEKPWKAFLNLFGIVLFLFICGLLPWIDNIAHLFGFLSGLLLSFAFLPYITFGTVDKYRKRAMIIVSLLVFVGLFASLVVWLYVYPVNWRWVEYLTCLPFTSKFCEKYGLEQVLH
- the RHBDF2 gene encoding inactive rhomboid protein 2 isoform X1, with amino-acid sequence MEELGCVPGLPCVKDGGRGRLPWVFAITAQDHGHSYEPADHHGPKMSAGDKNGGSHSSSSRLQSKKPPNLSIIIPPREAEEDGARKEPSKVPIYRKSKSLQEPRPERRPGFRRQTSLSQSIRKGTAQWFGVSSDWEGKRQQWQRKSLQHCSMRYGKLKPAYRDMELPSQEVPSFQATESPKPAKMPKIVDPLARGRPFRHPDETDRPHTPHHVLPPLTPGVVSLASFNSIRSGYGRLPRRKRESVAHMSFKAAAALLRGRSVLEPLAPKQRSKRSFLYPSFMDEDMVDAADTLDSSFFSKMDMHDETYSMPDDVFESPPLSATYLRMHQVGEDAKVSPEVEQPTPREGVRLASVSGSAGPAPRRGRRIASKVKHFAFDRKKRYYGLGVVGKWLNRTYRRSLSSIVQSQLEITDSHRPYFTYWITFVHILITLLVIGTYGIAPIGFAQHVTTELVLRNKGVYESVKYIQQENFWIGPSSIDLIHLGAKFSPCIRKDRQVERLIQRERDRERGSGCCVQNDNSGCIQTLPQDCSVRAPAVGRAGDSWGNHLSPALQQARMHVGSELCIPCCIPVSPCSLQETLATFIKWPGSNAPAMSLGEKRSSGAVCHQDPRTCEEPASNPPHVWPDDITKWPICTYETKTNHTGFTHLDCEIKGRPCCIGTKGRWVVAKGAPGLALPSCLLLSHQCPEMCLGGERGYGALRGGKHGGSRLGAEGDAQEHPECSLPPASPLLPPASCEITTREYCDFMHGYFHEEATLCSQVHCLDEVCGLLPFLNPEVPDQFYRLWLSLFLHAGIIHCLVSVTFQMTVLRDLEKLAGWHRISIIFILSGITGNLASAIFLPYRAEVGPAGSQFGLLACLFVELFQSWQVLEKPWKAFLNLFGIVLFLFICGLLPWIDNIAHLFGFLSGLLLSFAFLPYITFGTVDKYRKRAMIIVSLLVFVGLFASLVVWLYVYPVNWRWVEYLTCLPFTSKFCEKYGLEQVLH